The genomic window TTTTCTCAGTTTTGTATTCGTACTTCCCACGAGTAACGCAATAAGTATAGTCATGCTTCCTCCAAATACTACCGAGCGTATAACACCAAGGATTTTTGCCATAAGTCCGCTTTCAAATTGTCCCATTTCGTTACTTGACATGATGAAAATAGAATTTACGCTCAACACTCGCCCGCGAATATGATCAGGCGTTTTAAGCTGTACAATCGTTCCTCGGATCACTACTGAAATTCCGTCAAGCATTCCGCTTATCACAAGGAACATAAAAGAAAGCCAGTATAATTTAGATAATCCAAATCCTATAATGCATAAACCAAATCCGGCAACAACTGCTAGTAAAACTTTCCCTTGGTTTTTTCTTAAAGGAACAATAGATAGGATTGTAATAATACACATTGATCCAATGTCTGAAGCTGCATTGAGAAGCCCGAAGCCTTCAGCACCTACTTTAAGAATATCAGTTGCAAATACCGGGATCATGGCAACAGCACCTCCAAAAAGTACCGCAAACATATCAAGACATAATGCTCCTAAAATTTCTTTAGTCTTAACAATGTAAGAAATTCCTTCCCGCATGCTTTCCACTACATTTACAGATTCTTTTTTGTATTCAGAATGTTGCCTTTTGAGCTGCCAGAAAAATAAAGAAGCTAAAATAATCAGACCGATAATAACAAGCAATGTCCATTTTACCCCGAAAAAACCAATTAAAAATCCTCCGAATGCATGTCCGCATACAGAAGAAATAAGAAAAGTGGCTTGATTTAGCGTAATCGCGTTCGGAAGGTTTTCCTTTTGTACGATCTTAGGAATCATGGACGGAACAATCGGACCGATAAACGCTCTTGCAATTCCGGTGAAAAAAATAACAGTATAAATAAAATAAGTGATTTGATGTCCTGTGAAATGCATCCTTACGTTTAAAAAAGCAGGAATTAGCAGAAGTCCGATTAAAAAGACGTAAGCATAATTGCAAATCAGGAGAAGTTTTTTCTTCTCATTCATGTCGATGACATGGCCTGCATAAAGAGCACAGCTTACCGCCGGAATTACTTCTGAAAGACCAATCAGCCCTATAGAAAAAGGATCTTTTGTAAGCTGGTACACCCACCATCCTAATAAAGTGGCAAGCATTCTAAATGCTAAAACAATAAAAAATCTACCGGTAAGAAGATTTCTGAATTCAATATTTTGTAAAGTTTTTAAGGGGGAGAAAGAAATCATGCACAAAAATAGGCCTAAATATTTATTTAGGCCTATCAATATATTATAAATTCAAATGATAAATCAAATATCACTCAAAAGATAAAATCTATTTTAGTTGTCTGCTCTCGATGCGCTAATTACCAATGCTGCAACTCCAGCTGCACCGATAACTACAGCACCTGCTGCTGTTCTTGCTTTTCTGATATCTCTCACAGCCGCTACGTTAGATTTTGGAATAACAACTTCTGTACTGTCTTTTTTTCCAGCCGTACCGATAAGGTTATTGCCATCTACATTACGGAATAATATTTTTTGGTTTTTTGATCCATCCTTCATCATTACAGTGTACATTCTTCCTGCTTCAAGATTAGAATAATTGTTTTTGGCAGTATCATCTGTGTACTTTGTAGTTGCACAAGATGAAATTACAAATAAAGAGGTCAATAAAGATGATTTTAAAAGTACAGATGCTCTCATTATATTTTTTAGTTTTTCAAATTTATAATTTTTTTCGAATATACGTTTTCGGAATTGAAAAAAAGTGTTTAAAGTTTATAAACTTCCAATAAATCTGCAATTTTTCTGTCATTGGCCAGCCTTGGGGTTTTATTTTGTCCGCCAAGCTTACCTTGAGATTTTGCATATTCATTAAACGCATTTTTTTTGAGTTTTGATACATGAAGCTTTTGCAAAATATTTCCGGATATCAAATCATCGTAATACGTATTTCGTTTTCTGAGCTGATCATCAAGGTCATTTTTAAATGCTTCTAAATTCTCAGGCTCTTTTTCAAATTCAATAAACCACTCATGATAAGGAAGCCCTTCGGTCGGGTTCACTTGTGGAGCGAGATGGAACTCGGTGATTTGTGCAGGAAATTTTTCCAGGGTTGCCTTTATGGCTTCTTCCACCTCGAAGGCGATCACATGTTCACCGAAAGCTGAGGTAAAGTGTTTGGTTCTTCCGCTTACCAGAATTCTGTGCGGGTTTTTATTTATAAATCTTACGACATCTCCAATCGAATAACTCCACAAACCTGAATTTGTCGTTAAGATCAACGCGTAATCCTTATGAAGCTCAACCTCTTTTAAGGTCAGTCTTCGGGCATCAGGTTTTCCGTA from Chryseobacterium camelliae includes these protein-coding regions:
- a CDS encoding MFS transporter, with protein sequence MISFSPLKTLQNIEFRNLLTGRFFIVLAFRMLATLLGWWVYQLTKDPFSIGLIGLSEVIPAVSCALYAGHVIDMNEKKKLLLICNYAYVFLIGLLLIPAFLNVRMHFTGHQITYFIYTVIFFTGIARAFIGPIVPSMIPKIVQKENLPNAITLNQATFLISSVCGHAFGGFLIGFFGVKWTLLVIIGLIILASLFFWQLKRQHSEYKKESVNVVESMREGISYIVKTKEILGALCLDMFAVLFGGAVAMIPVFATDILKVGAEGFGLLNAASDIGSMCIITILSIVPLRKNQGKVLLAVVAGFGLCIIGFGLSKLYWLSFMFLVISGMLDGISVVIRGTIVQLKTPDHIRGRVLSVNSIFIMSSNEMGQFESGLMAKILGVIRSVVFGGSMTILIALLVGSTNTKLRKMQY